Genomic window (Desulfovibrio sp. TomC):
GCTGCCGGCCAACGAGCCCGGGTCGTCGATCATGCCCGGCAAGGTCAACCCCACCCAGTGCGAGGCGCTGACCATGGTCTCGGCCCAGGTCATGGCCAACGATCTGGCCGTGTCCCTTGGCGGCGCGGGCGGCATGCTGGAAATGAACGTCTACAAGCCGCTTATGATCCACAACGTCATGCAGTCGATCCGGCTTCTGGCCGACGCCATGAACAATTTCCGCCGCTTTGCCATAGCCGGCCTGGAACCGAACCGTCGGCGCATCGCCGATCTGGTCGGCCGCTCCCTCATGCTGGTCACGGCCCTGGCCCCGGTCATCGGCTACGACAAGGCGGCCGAGATCGCCCACCATGCCCAAACGCATGATCTGACGCTCAAGGAAGCCGCGTTGGATCTCGGCTATGTCACGGTCGAGGAGTTTGACCGGGTGGTGGTTCCCGCGCGGATGACCGGACCTACCGTGGCCCGGGAATAGGCGCCTTATGGCATTGGCGGCCAAGCAACTTTGGGCTATGGCGTCGGTATGGACAACGCCCTCGAAGCCGCTCTTCGCGCCGGACAATCGGTCTTTTTCACCAATCCCGGCCGCGCTCCTCTTGTGACGGTGGCTGGTTCCCTGGCGGTCACGCGCGCCGACATTGAGGTTGCCGGGGATCGCCTGGAGCGGTTTGCGCCGCTTTTGGCCGAACTGTTTCCCGAACTGGCCCCGGCCGGCGGCAGCGTGGAATCCGCCCTGGTCCCTGTGCCTGTCTTGGAGCGTCGACTGCACGCCGCCGGGCTGCCGGCCGGGGACCGGGTTTTTCTCAAGGCCGACCATGCCCTGCCTGTGGTCGGATCGGTCAAGGCCCGGGGCGGCCTGCATGCCGTTTTGGCCGTGGCCGAGGCCCTTGCCCTGGCCGACGGGTTGCTCAGTGGCCCGCGCGACGAGTATCGCCGCCTGGGAGAGCCGGCGGCCCGGGATTTTTTTGCCGGCCACACCCTGTCGGTCGGCTCCACAGGCAATCTGGGCCTGTCGATCGGCGTTTTCGGCCGGGGCCTGGGGTTTGGCGTCACGGTCCACATGTCGGCCGAGGCCCGGGCCTGGAAAAAGGAGAAACTGCGCCGCGTCGGGGCCACCGTGGTCGAGCACCCCGGGGACTATGCCGCAGCCTGCGCCGTGGCCCGGGAAGAGGCGGCCCGATCGCCGCGCCGGCATTTCATTGACGACGAAAATTCCCTGGATCTGCTGCTCGGCTACGCCGTGGCCGGACTGCGGCTGCCGGATCAGCTGGCTGCCTGCCGCATCGCTGTTTCGCCCGAGCATCCCCTGTGCCTGCATCTGCCCTGCGGCGTGGGCGGCGCGCCGGGCGGCATCGCCCTTGGCGCCCGGCTGGTCCTGGGGGATGCGGCCCAGGCCTATTTCGTCGAACCGACGCAGGCCCCGGCCCTGCTCCTGGGGCTGGCCACCGGCCGCCACGGCGGGGTCAGCGCGGCCGTGTATGGCCTGACCGGCCGGACCGTGGCCGACGGGCTGGCCGTGTCGCGCCCTTCAGAACTCGTTTGCCGGCTTATGGCCTCTGTCCTTGACGGCGCGCATACCGTCAGCGACGCCGCCTTGCTTGGCCATGTGGCCGAGGCCTGGAACGACGAGGCCCTTCGCCTGGAACCGTCAGCCGCCGCAGCCCTGGCCGGTCCCCTGGCCGTTCGCCGGGCCAATCTGCCGGCCCTGGCCGGCAGGGCGGCCACGCATATTTGCTGGGCCACGGGCGGCAGCCTGCTGCCGGACGCCGAATTTGCCGCCCTGCTCGCCCGGGCCGGGACGCGGCCGTGATCATCAGCGCCAGCCGCCGCACCGATATTCCGGCCTTCTACGCCCGCTGGCTGATGGGACGGCTTCGCGCCGGGTTTTGCGAGGTGCGAAATCCCTTCAACGCCGCCCAGGTCTCCCGCGTCTCCCTGGCTGCGGCCGACGTCGACGCCCTGGTCTTGTGGACCCGCGATCCCCGGCCGCTTTTGCCCCATCTGCCTGAAATCCTCGCCCTGGGCCACGAGCCGTTTTTTCTCTACACCCTCCTGGACAACCCCCGGGCGCTCGATCCCAAATGTCCGGAACCGGACGCGTCGCTTGCGACCTTTGCCCGTCTGGCCGAGGTCCTGCCTGGGCGTATCACTTGGCGCTACGATCCCATTGTCCTGACCGCGGCCATGCCGCCGGACTGGCACCGCCGCACCTTTGCCCGGCTGGCCGCAGCGCTGGCCGGCCACACCGACCGGGTCGTCGTCAGTTTCGTCGAACCCTACCGCAAGACCAGCAAGCGTATGGCCGCCCTGGCCGAAGCCGGCTTCGCCCCCCTGGACCCCGCGCCCGAGGACCGTCTGCGTCTGCTTGTCGATCTGCGGGACATGGCCGCCAGCCACGGCATGGCCCTGGCCACCTGCTGCCAGCCGGAATATTTCGAGACGGCCGGCATCCCGGCCGCCCACTGCATCGACGCCGCCTGGATCAGCGAACGCACCGGCCGCGCCATCCCCCCGGCCAAGGACGCCGGCCAACGGCTGCGCTGCGGCTGCGCCCCCAGCCGCGACATCGGGGCCTACGACCGCTGCCTGTTCGGCTGCGCCTATTGCTACGCCACCACCAGCTTCGACCGCGCCCGGGAGCACTACGGGCGTCACGATGCTGACGCTGTGATCTTGTGAGACGTTGCGTGGGAAGAAAATCGGGGCGCTGCCCCGAACCCCGCCGGGGGGAGGGTAGCCCCCTGGACCCCTGCAAATGGGGATAAGGGGAGGGTGCGGGTGGGCACAGGGGTGTGGGTGAATAAAGAGCAAAAAGAAGAGGGACGCTGGCCGGCCGGCGAGATTTCTTTT
Coding sequences:
- a CDS encoding D-serine ammonia-lyase, with the protein product MDNALEAALRAGQSVFFTNPGRAPLVTVAGSLAVTRADIEVAGDRLERFAPLLAELFPELAPAGGSVESALVPVPVLERRLHAAGLPAGDRVFLKADHALPVVGSVKARGGLHAVLAVAEALALADGLLSGPRDEYRRLGEPAARDFFAGHTLSVGSTGNLGLSIGVFGRGLGFGVTVHMSAEARAWKKEKLRRVGATVVEHPGDYAAACAVAREEAARSPRRHFIDDENSLDLLLGYAVAGLRLPDQLAACRIAVSPEHPLCLHLPCGVGGAPGGIALGARLVLGDAAQAYFVEPTQAPALLLGLATGRHGGVSAAVYGLTGRTVADGLAVSRPSELVCRLMASVLDGAHTVSDAALLGHVAEAWNDEALRLEPSAAAALAGPLAVRRANLPALAGRAATHICWATGGSLLPDAEFAALLARAGTRP
- a CDS encoding DUF1848 domain-containing protein, with the protein product MIISASRRTDIPAFYARWLMGRLRAGFCEVRNPFNAAQVSRVSLAAADVDALVLWTRDPRPLLPHLPEILALGHEPFFLYTLLDNPRALDPKCPEPDASLATFARLAEVLPGRITWRYDPIVLTAAMPPDWHRRTFARLAAALAGHTDRVVVSFVEPYRKTSKRMAALAEAGFAPLDPAPEDRLRLLVDLRDMAASHGMALATCCQPEYFETAGIPAAHCIDAAWISERTGRAIPPAKDAGQRLRCGCAPSRDIGAYDRCLFGCAYCYATTSFDRAREHYGRHDADAVIL